In Phaeobacter gallaeciensis DSM 26640, a genomic segment contains:
- the ccoO gene encoding cytochrome-c oxidase, cbb3-type subunit II produces MSTAHQKLERHSLGFAMMILMVASIGGIVEIAPLFTIENTVEEVDGMRPYTPLELAGRDIYVREGCYACHSQMIRTLRSDVERYGHYSLAAESMYDHPFQWGSKRTGPDLARIGGKYSDDWHVAHLEAPRELVPGSVMPGYAFLSETRLSTGHLPAALKALSRAGVPYTDAQIESAEKDAHWQADLEQNYEGELQESYGENVQVRDFDGQPGRLTEMDALVAYLQMLGTLVDFDSLNPEEVNR; encoded by the coding sequence ATGAGCACAGCACATCAGAAGCTTGAACGCCACTCGCTGGGATTTGCCATGATGATCCTGATGGTGGCCTCGATCGGCGGCATTGTGGAAATCGCACCGCTGTTCACCATCGAAAACACGGTGGAGGAAGTGGACGGCATGCGGCCCTATACGCCGCTGGAACTGGCCGGGCGAGACATCTATGTGCGCGAGGGCTGCTATGCCTGCCACAGCCAGATGATCCGTACCCTGCGTTCGGATGTGGAGCGCTACGGGCATTACAGCCTGGCAGCCGAAAGCATGTATGACCACCCGTTCCAATGGGGCTCGAAACGCACCGGGCCGGATCTGGCACGGATCGGCGGCAAGTATTCGGACGATTGGCATGTGGCGCATCTGGAGGCGCCGCGCGAACTGGTTCCCGGATCGGTGATGCCCGGCTATGCTTTCCTGTCCGAGACCCGGCTGTCGACCGGCCACCTGCCCGCGGCGCTGAAAGCGCTGAGCCGGGCAGGGGTGCCTTACACCGACGCCCAGATCGAAAGCGCCGAAAAGGACGCACACTGGCAGGCGGATCTTGAACAGAACTACGAAGGCGAGCTGCAGGAAAGCTATGGCGAAAACGTTCAGGTCCGCGATTTTGACGGCCAGCCCGGGCGTCTGACGGAAATGGACGCGCTGGTGGCCTATTTGCAGATGCTGGGAACGCTTGTTGATTTCGACTCTCTGAACCCGGAGGAGGTGAACCGATGA
- a CDS encoding cbb3-type cytochrome c oxidase subunit 3: MTHDAVLVFSKTWGAIYLLTVFLAAVVWVYWPSRRRMYDDAAQSPLDGREDQPWR; the protein is encoded by the coding sequence ATGACACATGATGCAGTACTGGTTTTCTCCAAGACCTGGGGCGCAATCTACTTGCTGACCGTTTTCCTTGCGGCGGTAGTCTGGGTCTACTGGCCCTCGCGCCGCCGGATGTACGATGATGCGGCGCAGTCTCCGCTGGACGGGCGGGAGGATCAGCCATGGCGTTAA
- the ccoP gene encoding cytochrome-c oxidase, cbb3-type subunit III, with the protein MALREKDPVSGTELTGHEWDGIKELDTPVPWAARWSLWGSIAVAAVFWVFYPSFPAVRDYAKGALGYSSRAEVMASLKEAEADREQAFAPFASEDIESLAVDPALEARYGAAISKLYADNCAACHTENLKGQPGFPNLADGHWLWSGSPEEIEYTIRYGINAAHDETRSAQMLAFGADGMIEKPQVKEVTEFVLSLSGLEHDAAAAEAGRVVFEDNCAACHGDDGRGGYETGAPDLADSQWIYGSSREDVYRSIYYGRMGVMPAWEGRLSDTQIRMLTLYLLWNGEDVPG; encoded by the coding sequence ATGGCGTTAAGGGAAAAGGACCCGGTCTCCGGCACTGAATTGACAGGGCATGAGTGGGACGGGATCAAGGAGCTTGACACACCGGTTCCCTGGGCAGCCCGCTGGTCCCTGTGGGGCAGTATTGCCGTGGCGGCAGTGTTTTGGGTGTTTTACCCGTCTTTTCCCGCTGTGAGGGATTACGCCAAAGGGGCGCTTGGGTATTCCTCAAGGGCGGAAGTCATGGCCTCGCTGAAGGAAGCAGAGGCGGACCGGGAACAAGCTTTTGCACCATTCGCATCGGAGGATATTGAATCGCTGGCCGTCGATCCGGCGCTGGAGGCGCGCTATGGCGCGGCCATTTCCAAGCTTTATGCAGACAATTGCGCCGCCTGCCATACGGAAAATCTGAAGGGGCAGCCTGGCTTTCCGAACCTGGCTGACGGCCATTGGCTGTGGTCGGGATCGCCGGAGGAGATCGAATACACGATCCGCTATGGCATCAATGCGGCACATGACGAGACCCGCAGCGCCCAGATGCTGGCCTTTGGGGCGGATGGGATGATCGAAAAACCGCAGGTCAAGGAAGTGACCGAGTTTGTGCTGTCCCTGTCCGGGCTGGAACATGACGCAGCGGCTGCCGAGGCCGGCAGAGTAGTCTTTGAGGACAACTGTGCGGCATGCCATGGCGACGACGGGCGCGGCGGCTACGAAACCGGCGCACCGGATTTGGCGGACAGCCAATGGATATATGGCAGCAGCCGGGAAGATGTGTATCGCAGCATCTATTACGGCCGCATGGGCGTTATGCCTGCCTGGGAAGGGCGCCTGAGCGATACGCAGATCCGGATGCTTACGCTTTACTTGCTGTGGAACGGCGAAGATGTCCCAGGCTGA
- a CDS encoding RrF2 family transcriptional regulator — MQISKFSDYALRILIHLATHEDGLMSTREIAEMQKLPFNHLAKISQWLTHEGYVESVRGRNGGMRMALPPQAISIGGLLRKSERGTPLVECMKEDGGCCVMTPACGLLPILNEAQEVFFAALDSKTLQDVLEGNRGMKNLIRALEAGRGAA, encoded by the coding sequence ATGCAGATTTCAAAGTTTTCAGACTACGCCCTTCGCATCCTGATCCACCTCGCCACGCATGAGGACGGGCTGATGTCGACCCGCGAGATTGCGGAGATGCAGAAGCTGCCCTTCAACCACCTGGCCAAGATCTCTCAATGGCTGACCCACGAGGGTTACGTGGAATCAGTGCGCGGACGCAACGGAGGCATGCGTATGGCGCTGCCGCCGCAGGCCATATCCATTGGCGGGCTGCTGCGCAAATCAGAACGCGGCACGCCGCTTGTGGAATGCATGAAGGAGGATGGCGGCTGCTGTGTGATGACCCCGGCCTGCGGATTGCTGCCGATTCTGAATGAGGCGCAGGAGGTGTTTTTTGCCGCACTGGACAGCAAAACTTTGCAGGATGTTCTGGAAGGAAACCGCGGAATGAAGAACCTGATTCGGGCTTTGGAAGCCGGGCGCGGAGCAGCCTGA
- a CDS encoding cupredoxin domain-containing protein: MQPVVLLISLILMAALTAVFWLAARASRGEAPGPKAGSKRTGLIWAMTIVGVIVSVGSLRQWPHALAGTGDALEVNVSGGQWWWDIDTTEIPAGTPVNFHVTTEDVTHGMGIYDSGLTLLTQVQAIPGYTTKVTYTFTEPGSYQVLCMEFCGVAHHDMVNEFEVVAVEE; the protein is encoded by the coding sequence ATGCAGCCAGTTGTTCTTTTGATCTCGCTGATCCTGATGGCGGCGCTGACGGCGGTCTTCTGGCTGGCAGCCCGTGCGTCGCGCGGGGAAGCGCCCGGCCCGAAGGCAGGCAGCAAGCGCACCGGCCTGATCTGGGCGATGACAATCGTAGGCGTGATCGTCTCGGTTGGTTCGCTGCGGCAGTGGCCGCATGCGCTGGCCGGCACCGGCGACGCGCTGGAGGTGAATGTCAGCGGCGGCCAGTGGTGGTGGGATATCGACACCACGGAAATCCCGGCCGGCACGCCGGTCAATTTCCATGTGACAACGGAGGACGTGACCCACGGCATGGGCATCTATGACAGCGGCCTCACGCTGCTGACCCAGGTCCAGGCGATCCCCGGCTACACCACCAAGGTCACCTACACCTTCACCGAACCGGGCAGCTACCAGGTTCTGTGCATGGAGTTCTGCGGGGTGGCCCATCACGACATGGTCAATGAATTCGAAGTTGTAGCGGTGGAGGAATAA
- a CDS encoding cbb3-type cytochrome c oxidase subunit I, with product MSTASEQIADAPAAAAPQAGAVKLTMILSGAVFALMMVLGLIMRAAQGQWIELDPALFYQILTAHGAGMVGTAALSGAAIMWYFCGRHLVLTAGIFWAFLGLFLLGVVLILSAIFVGGYGGAWTFLFPLPALSGGAWEAGAAAAFMLGYVSIGVGFLLYYLELGRQIHARYGSLARALGWNLILGREDKNPPPPTIVAAAAVTIFNSIGIILGAAVLVASLVHLLVPGFEVNALLAKNLIYFFGHVFINASIYMAVTAVYEILPEYTGKAWKSNRMFAIAWNAVLIFVMAVYWHHLLQDVVMPPWMLVVGQLVSYFSGIPLIAVTAFSTFLYVRGSKMTWDLASSLLVLSVAGWSVGSIPASIDGMISVNKVMHNTMWVPGHFHTYLLLGEVAMAFGFMAWLVRGKTISQMGGLDCAAFVTYLAGAAGFVTVFLFSGAASIPRRWAVHYEEWLTHDRIGTLFSVLVVLGTLIFVLRFVARLGRSES from the coding sequence ATGAGCACTGCATCTGAACAAATTGCTGACGCGCCTGCCGCGGCTGCACCCCAAGCCGGAGCAGTCAAGCTGACGATGATCCTGTCAGGCGCGGTTTTTGCGCTGATGATGGTTCTCGGGCTGATCATGCGCGCGGCACAGGGCCAGTGGATCGAATTGGACCCGGCCCTGTTCTACCAGATCCTGACCGCACACGGCGCTGGCATGGTCGGCACCGCGGCGCTGTCGGGCGCGGCCATCATGTGGTACTTCTGCGGCCGTCACTTGGTGCTGACGGCGGGCATTTTCTGGGCCTTCCTTGGCCTCTTTCTGCTGGGCGTTGTGCTGATCCTGAGTGCGATCTTCGTTGGCGGATACGGCGGCGCCTGGACCTTCCTGTTTCCGCTGCCCGCCCTGTCCGGCGGCGCCTGGGAAGCTGGGGCAGCCGCGGCCTTCATGCTGGGCTATGTTTCGATCGGTGTCGGCTTTCTGCTGTACTACCTTGAGCTTGGCCGCCAGATCCATGCCCGTTACGGAAGTCTGGCGCGGGCGCTTGGCTGGAACCTGATCCTGGGCCGCGAGGACAAAAATCCACCGCCGCCGACCATCGTCGCTGCGGCAGCTGTCACCATTTTCAACTCGATCGGCATCATCCTGGGAGCCGCCGTTCTGGTGGCCAGCCTGGTGCATCTGCTGGTGCCGGGGTTTGAGGTCAATGCGCTTCTGGCCAAGAACCTGATCTATTTCTTCGGCCATGTCTTCATCAACGCCTCAATCTACATGGCGGTGACAGCGGTCTATGAGATCCTGCCGGAATACACAGGCAAGGCCTGGAAATCGAACCGGATGTTTGCCATTGCCTGGAATGCGGTGCTGATCTTTGTGATGGCGGTCTACTGGCACCACCTGCTGCAGGATGTGGTGATGCCGCCCTGGATGCTGGTGGTGGGGCAGCTGGTCTCCTATTTCAGCGGCATTCCCCTGATCGCAGTTACGGCCTTTTCCACCTTCCTCTACGTGCGCGGCTCCAAGATGACATGGGATTTGGCGTCATCGCTGCTGGTGCTGTCGGTGGCAGGCTGGTCGGTGGGGTCTATTCCGGCTTCCATCGACGGGATGATCAGCGTTAACAAGGTGATGCACAACACCATGTGGGTGCCCGGTCATTTCCACACCTACCTGCTGCTGGGCGAGGTGGCGATGGCCTTTGGCTTCATGGCCTGGCTGGTGCGCGGCAAGACGATCTCGCAGATGGGCGGCTTGGACTGTGCGGCCTTTGTGACCTACCTGGCGGGTGCTGCTGGTTTTGTGACGGTGTTCCTGTTCTCGGGCGCAGCCTCGATCCCGCGCCGCTGGGCGGTGCATTACGAAGAATGGCTGACTCATGACCGCATCGGCACCCTGTTCAGCGTGCTGGTGGTGCTGGGAACGCTGATCTTTGTCCTGCGCTTTGTCGCACGGCTGGGACGGAGCGAAAGCTGA
- a CDS encoding SCO family protein, which yields MLARALPSVLAAVIGLGILWQATDGAQAFTSEAARRLDVVRAPRAVPEVQLEDMAGRQVPLLPQPEEVVLVEFIYTVCGDICQIAAADFADIRDSLQARGLQVRLLSVSFDPERDTPEQMAIYGDAHEADGIMWTVARPLQEDLPALLDLFDVTVIPDEWGGFQHNAAIHVITGDGRFSAVYDTDAVDAVLAHVNGSRP from the coding sequence ATGCTGGCCCGTGCTCTCCCGTCGGTTCTCGCTGCGGTGATTGGCCTCGGGATCCTGTGGCAGGCTACCGACGGGGCGCAGGCCTTCACCAGCGAGGCAGCCCGTCGGCTCGATGTGGTGCGAGCGCCCCGTGCGGTGCCGGAGGTGCAGCTGGAGGATATGGCCGGCCGGCAGGTGCCGCTGCTGCCGCAGCCAGAGGAGGTTGTGCTGGTTGAGTTCATCTACACGGTCTGCGGCGACATCTGCCAGATTGCCGCCGCGGATTTTGCGGACATCCGTGACAGCTTGCAGGCGCGGGGGCTGCAGGTCCGGCTGCTGTCGGTCAGCTTCGACCCGGAGCGCGACACGCCCGAGCAGATGGCCATCTACGGCGATGCGCATGAGGCTGACGGTATCATGTGGACTGTCGCACGGCCATTGCAGGAGGACCTGCCGGCTCTGCTGGACCTGTTTGATGTGACCGTCATCCCGGATGAATGGGGCGGCTTCCAGCATAATGCAGCGATCCATGTGATCACCGGCGATGGCCGCTTCTCCGCTGTCTACGATACCGACGCAGTGGACGCTGTGCTGGCGCATGTAAACGGGTCGCGGCCATGA
- a CDS encoding formate/nitrite transporter family protein, which produces MTYAETVLGFARVAQNKSASLRADPLAFLILALKAGAFVGAGILLIFSVGQGVESAIRPIVMGASFGIALTLVVFAGAELFTGHTMYMTHGLLTGQSSLRDLLRCWAASWAGNLIGALMLALLFVAGGGGLILGAGEDALLYKVAAKKMHGTGLQLFARAVLCNWLVCLALWCSARARDDVTKCIVIFWCLYAFIAAGFEHSVANMTVFSVALLSDHPDTVSLAGAAHNLAFVTLGNAFAGAGIMGYGYWRAASRPNVRTAEANGLQDGQDQREAG; this is translated from the coding sequence ATGACTTATGCTGAAACCGTTCTGGGTTTTGCCCGGGTCGCGCAGAACAAGAGCGCCAGCCTGCGGGCTGACCCTTTGGCCTTCCTGATCCTCGCATTGAAAGCGGGCGCCTTTGTGGGTGCGGGCATCCTGCTGATATTCTCTGTGGGGCAGGGAGTGGAGAGCGCTATCCGGCCCATTGTTATGGGCGCAAGCTTCGGCATTGCACTGACGCTGGTGGTTTTTGCAGGGGCCGAGCTGTTCACCGGCCACACCATGTACATGACGCACGGCCTGCTGACCGGGCAAAGCAGCCTGCGCGATCTTTTGCGCTGCTGGGCAGCCAGCTGGGCAGGCAACCTGATTGGAGCGCTTATGCTGGCACTGCTCTTTGTGGCGGGCGGCGGCGGACTGATCCTGGGGGCAGGCGAAGATGCTCTGCTTTACAAAGTGGCCGCAAAGAAGATGCACGGGACCGGCCTGCAGCTGTTTGCCAGGGCGGTGCTGTGCAACTGGCTGGTGTGCCTGGCCCTGTGGTGCTCGGCCAGGGCCAGGGATGACGTGACCAAATGCATCGTCATCTTCTGGTGCCTCTATGCTTTCATCGCGGCCGGCTTCGAGCACAGCGTCGCCAACATGACTGTGTTTTCAGTGGCACTGCTGTCTGATCACCCTGACACCGTCTCTTTGGCGGGAGCAGCACATAATCTGGCGTTTGTCACGCTTGGCAACGCCTTCGCAGGCGCGGGTATCATGGGATACGGGTATTGGCGCGCAGCCTCGAGGCCAAATGTGCGGACTGCAGAAGCAAACGGTTTGCAGGACGGGCAGGACCAGCGGGAGGCGGGATGA
- a CDS encoding c-type cytochrome — translation MKKILLAASMIMGCFQTAAAEGDAAAGEKVFKRCAACHSAQEGKKKVGPTMFGIVGRPAGSVEGYKYSGAMQEAGYAWDEEQLAGFLAAPKKHLPGTKMAFPGLKKEEQITDLIGYLKTLK, via the coding sequence GTGAAGAAAATTCTATTGGCCGCTTCAATGATCATGGGCTGTTTTCAAACGGCTGCCGCTGAAGGCGACGCAGCCGCCGGCGAAAAGGTGTTCAAAAGATGCGCCGCCTGCCACTCGGCGCAAGAAGGGAAAAAGAAGGTCGGCCCAACGATGTTCGGGATTGTCGGCCGTCCGGCCGGATCGGTAGAGGGCTACAAGTATTCCGGTGCGATGCAGGAGGCCGGATACGCCTGGGATGAAGAACAGTTGGCCGGATTCCTGGCCGCGCCCAAGAAACACCTTCCTGGCACTAAAATGGCCTTTCCCGGCTTGAAAAAGGAAGAACAGATCACCGATCTAATCGGGTACCTTAAGACCCTTAAATGA
- a CDS encoding winged helix DNA-binding protein, with translation MSPLNPLSRACDGSGTTRGTMSQTLKALVRKGYAAERRQKSDQRSISYELTEAGVAAVTEPNPTADAIGSLPAGVQTALRDGLLQSLRQALAATRSGNARPAHITRRKRLTLLA, from the coding sequence GTGAGTCCTTTGAACCCTCTGTCGCGAGCTTGTGATGGGTCAGGAACAACACGCGGAACGATGTCGCAGACACTGAAGGCGCTGGTGCGGAAGGGATACGCTGCTGAACGCCGGCAAAAGTCCGACCAGCGATCAATTTCCTATGAGCTGACTGAGGCAGGCGTAGCCGCGGTGACAGAACCCAATCCAACTGCAGACGCCATAGGCAGCTTGCCCGCCGGCGTTCAAACCGCTCTCAGGGACGGCTTGCTTCAAAGCTTGAGGCAGGCTTTGGCGGCCACTCGTTCGGGAAATGCAAGACCTGCGCATATCACGAGGCGGAAGCGCTTGACGTTGCTGGCTTGA
- a CDS encoding aminotransferase-like domain-containing protein translates to MTAVKRPWEMQFWLEDSPGRTLHSKLLNQLTRDIKGGRLASGSLLPGTRTLAKQQGMNRKTVQLVYEELEAQGWLVTRRGSGTYVSETLPEQALSKLHETLVNSTSKTKSVSKIVEGLYQNALGSTNQLPIANDGTPDSRLIPYALLARTYRRVCTGLNQHSDLGYGDPRGTRELRDSVNRMLKDDRFMTCSINQVCILRGSQMGIYLASRVLDPSKGAIVMEELCYLPAKAAFGSNGFRVLHCKVDSHGLDTDCLQEILASHDVAAVYVTPHHQYPTTVCMPMDRRLALLELSKSFEFAILEDDYDHEFHYVTNPIPPLASLPNSENVVHIGSMSKVFAPGLRLGYMAADEAFIERVAQEIVIIDRQGNTLTELVLSDLMSSGEVKRHIRKTRREYEARRNFAASEFARVFGQKVSFSLPTGGMAIWVDISKMVNGRSLKNLNNTDSTLSTLYSSEQTSPTHLRFGFGALNEREISRSIEKLSNILQ, encoded by the coding sequence ATGACAGCAGTGAAACGGCCTTGGGAAATGCAATTTTGGCTGGAAGATAGTCCAGGGCGAACGTTGCATTCAAAACTCTTGAACCAACTGACGAGAGATATCAAAGGCGGGCGACTAGCATCCGGTAGCTTGCTTCCAGGCACCCGCACCTTGGCGAAACAGCAAGGAATGAATCGAAAAACAGTTCAGCTAGTTTACGAAGAGCTTGAGGCACAGGGGTGGCTTGTAACTCGGCGCGGATCGGGGACTTATGTTTCTGAAACGCTTCCCGAGCAAGCTTTGTCAAAACTCCATGAAACGTTGGTCAACAGTACAAGTAAGACAAAGTCAGTGTCCAAAATCGTGGAAGGTCTTTACCAGAATGCTCTTGGTTCGACCAACCAACTCCCCATAGCCAACGATGGTACTCCGGACTCAAGACTTATTCCCTATGCATTGCTAGCCAGAACTTACCGGAGGGTTTGTACAGGACTGAACCAGCATTCAGATCTCGGTTATGGAGACCCGAGAGGCACGAGGGAACTACGAGATTCCGTCAATAGAATGTTAAAAGATGATCGCTTCATGACATGTTCGATCAATCAGGTATGCATCTTGCGTGGAAGCCAAATGGGTATCTATCTCGCTTCTCGAGTTCTAGACCCGAGCAAGGGGGCCATTGTCATGGAGGAGCTGTGTTATCTGCCAGCAAAAGCTGCTTTCGGATCCAACGGATTTAGAGTCTTACACTGTAAGGTAGACAGCCATGGTTTAGATACCGATTGTCTGCAGGAAATTTTGGCCAGTCATGACGTAGCAGCGGTCTATGTGACACCGCACCATCAGTATCCGACAACGGTCTGTATGCCAATGGATAGGCGATTGGCACTGCTAGAGCTCTCCAAATCTTTCGAATTTGCCATTTTGGAAGATGATTACGATCATGAATTTCACTATGTGACGAACCCCATTCCGCCTCTTGCAAGCCTCCCCAATTCAGAAAATGTTGTGCATATCGGATCCATGTCAAAAGTTTTCGCTCCAGGGCTACGGCTGGGCTACATGGCAGCGGACGAAGCTTTCATTGAGCGCGTGGCACAAGAAATCGTGATTATCGATCGGCAAGGGAATACACTGACCGAACTTGTGCTATCGGACCTAATGTCGTCAGGGGAAGTAAAACGACATATTCGCAAGACAAGAAGGGAATATGAAGCCCGGCGAAACTTTGCCGCAAGCGAATTTGCTCGTGTCTTTGGTCAGAAAGTTTCTTTCAGCTTACCAACAGGAGGTATGGCGATTTGGGTAGATATTTCGAAAATGGTGAACGGAAGGTCTTTGAAAAACCTGAACAACACCGACTCGACGTTGAGCACGCTCTATTCAAGCGAGCAAACTTCTCCCACCCATTTGCGGTTTGGATTTGGTGCTCTCAACGAGCGCGAGATTTCACGCTCTATTGAGAAGCTTTCAAACATCCTACAGTGA
- a CDS encoding aldolase, which produces MKTATTAKEDLKESAQSDMRRLIKDMGLTDRQKLALTCRILFDKGHDSGVTGQITCRSDEPDRFLTQRFGLGFEEITAENLIEVDQDLTPLDEMAMANPANRFHTWVYKEHPDVNCIIHTHPTHIAALSMLKTPLVISHMDTCALYNDCSFVGDWPGIPVGNEEGVLISEALGKNRALLLSHHGQLVTGKTIEEACNLAVLIERAAKLQLLAMAAGEIQELPHELAQEAHDWVSTDKRNKVNFAYYVRQALKTHTDCI; this is translated from the coding sequence GTGAAAACAGCCACGACAGCGAAAGAAGACCTGAAAGAGAGCGCCCAAAGTGATATGCGCCGTCTGATCAAGGACATGGGTCTTACGGACAGGCAAAAGTTGGCGCTCACCTGCCGAATTTTGTTTGATAAAGGTCATGATTCTGGCGTGACTGGACAAATCACGTGTCGGAGTGACGAACCAGACAGATTTCTTACCCAGCGATTTGGCTTGGGCTTTGAAGAGATCACTGCAGAAAACTTGATTGAGGTTGATCAAGATCTCACACCGCTTGACGAGATGGCTATGGCAAATCCCGCCAACCGTTTTCATACTTGGGTGTACAAAGAGCATCCGGATGTGAACTGCATTATTCACACGCACCCGACACACATCGCTGCGTTATCCATGCTCAAAACGCCTCTGGTTATTTCCCACATGGATACCTGCGCATTGTACAACGACTGTTCGTTTGTCGGGGATTGGCCGGGAATACCGGTTGGCAATGAAGAAGGTGTCCTCATCTCTGAAGCTTTGGGCAAAAACCGGGCCCTGCTTCTCTCTCATCATGGGCAACTTGTTACAGGGAAAACCATTGAAGAAGCCTGCAACTTGGCGGTCTTAATTGAGCGGGCGGCAAAGCTGCAGCTCCTGGCTATGGCTGCGGGAGAAATTCAAGAGCTTCCACATGAACTGGCCCAGGAAGCACATGACTGGGTGTCCACGGACAAAAGAAACAAAGTCAATTTTGCCTACTATGTCAGGCAAGCTCTCAAAACACACACAGACTGCATCTAA
- a CDS encoding dihydrodipicolinate synthase family protein, with translation MNLSGIIGYPVTPFKVDSTGVDLQKLGHVIDVLLEAKSDAIATLGSAGEAAYLSEAEWKLVADFTVKHVAGRVPVVIGVAQLTTDQAVNYAKYAHEVGADALMLSPFSYYKLNEDEVFQHYQSVSNATPLPLMIYNNPATCGVDMSPEFMLQMVEKIENATMIKESTGDIQRMHKIYKLSDGQVPFFNGCNHMALEAFNAGASGWCTAAPCLIGDQPKQLFDAVQSGQGDAAKELFYQQFDFLEFIVKSGLAAAVKAGFSILGSDVGAPRKPLLPLNDSAQKQLETMLGGLGRLG, from the coding sequence ATGAATCTATCAGGAATCATTGGCTACCCAGTCACACCGTTCAAGGTAGACAGCACCGGGGTGGATCTTCAAAAACTAGGACATGTTATCGACGTGTTGCTCGAGGCAAAATCTGATGCAATCGCGACTCTGGGAAGCGCAGGGGAGGCCGCTTACTTAAGCGAAGCGGAATGGAAGCTGGTTGCCGATTTTACGGTCAAGCATGTCGCGGGCCGTGTGCCGGTTGTAATCGGCGTTGCTCAGCTTACCACCGACCAAGCGGTAAACTATGCGAAGTACGCCCATGAAGTAGGTGCTGACGCACTTATGTTGTCACCGTTCTCATACTACAAACTCAACGAAGATGAGGTGTTCCAACACTATCAGAGTGTGTCGAACGCCACGCCTTTGCCCTTGATGATCTACAACAATCCCGCCACTTGTGGCGTAGATATGTCACCTGAGTTCATGTTGCAGATGGTGGAGAAGATCGAGAATGCGACAATGATCAAAGAGAGCACAGGTGACATTCAGAGAATGCACAAGATCTACAAGCTCTCTGACGGACAAGTACCCTTTTTTAATGGTTGCAACCACATGGCTCTGGAGGCTTTCAATGCTGGCGCAAGTGGCTGGTGCACGGCAGCTCCTTGCCTAATTGGCGATCAACCAAAACAGTTGTTTGATGCAGTTCAGAGCGGCCAAGGGGACGCTGCGAAAGAGTTGTTTTATCAGCAATTTGACTTCCTCGAATTCATCGTGAAATCAGGATTGGCGGCGGCGGTAAAAGCCGGATTTTCAATTTTGGGTTCCGACGTTGGAGCGCCAAGGAAACCACTGCTACCCTTGAATGATTCAGCGCAAAAGCAACTGGAAACGATGTTGGGTGGCCTCGGGCGCCTTGGCTAA
- a CDS encoding formate/nitrite transporter family protein gives MNYLTSITNFSDTAHSKRFLLENQPMEFFALAMMAGAYVGLGILLIFSVGQGVSESIRPIVMGASFGIALMLVIFAGSELFTGHTMYMTIGALTGRTSIKDLAKCWSVSWCGNLIGALFLAVLFVYGGGGRVLGSDDSNLVLDIAEKKMAADALALFLNGILCNWLVCLAIWTSSRVKSDTAKIALIWFCLYAFIAAGFEHSVANMTVFSVALLSEQNEAISLLGALRNLAFVSAGNAVAGAGIMGLGYWIAAGSPHLLNEARAQSCTAKIEDRQSDL, from the coding sequence ATGAATTATCTAACTTCGATTACAAATTTTTCGGATACAGCACACTCCAAGCGGTTTCTTCTGGAAAACCAGCCGATGGAATTTTTTGCACTTGCAATGATGGCGGGTGCCTATGTTGGTCTTGGTATCTTGTTGATTTTTTCCGTGGGTCAGGGTGTCAGTGAAAGCATTCGTCCCATTGTCATGGGGGCCAGTTTTGGGATCGCTCTGATGTTGGTGATCTTTGCAGGTTCCGAACTTTTTACTGGTCATACTATGTATATGACGATCGGGGCCTTAACCGGCAGAACTAGCATAAAGGACTTAGCAAAGTGTTGGTCCGTGAGTTGGTGCGGAAACCTCATTGGAGCATTATTCTTAGCCGTTTTGTTCGTCTATGGCGGCGGTGGACGCGTTCTTGGTTCCGATGACAGCAACTTGGTTCTCGACATCGCTGAAAAGAAGATGGCTGCCGATGCGTTGGCGTTGTTTCTAAACGGAATCTTGTGCAATTGGCTTGTGTGCCTCGCTATCTGGACAAGCTCGCGTGTGAAGAGCGACACAGCCAAAATCGCACTGATCTGGTTCTGCCTGTATGCTTTTATCGCGGCTGGCTTTGAACACAGCGTTGCAAACATGACCGTTTTTTCAGTGGCTCTCTTATCTGAGCAGAATGAAGCCATCAGCCTCTTGGGCGCGCTTCGTAACCTTGCTTTTGTCAGTGCTGGTAACGCCGTAGCTGGAGCGGGCATTATGGGATTGGGCTATTGGATTGCCGCAGGTTCCCCACACTTGTTAAATGAAGCACGAGCCCAATCTTGCACTGCAAAGATCGAAGATAGACAATCAGATCTGTGA